From one Plantibacter flavus genomic stretch:
- a CDS encoding cyclase family protein, translating to MTEQRAVLDATVSFLNGGGLAVEDFRLDLPPAIAQAKGKAQQQEVGRLLVTHLGLAMVGEIRITKLEIVREQHKGSRGILAAAAAAGLEVPDSAAHANAVRPRPEGALVELSHPIRAGLRTYPGLPEPVIRPFLTREDSRPKYAEGTEFAMDIIEMVGNTGTYLDSPYHRYAGGDDLASLTLEQLVDLPAEVFHLQDSTERGIGANVFLDRELRGTAVLLHTGWDRHFATEAYTKDAPYLAEDGVRYLVEQGVVLVGIDSINIDDTEPGSGGARPAHSLLLEAGIQVVEHLTGLEQLPASGAAFTATPPLVEDFATFPVRAFARLP from the coding sequence ATGACCGAACAACGCGCCGTCCTCGATGCCACCGTCAGCTTCCTGAACGGCGGCGGTCTCGCCGTCGAGGACTTCCGCCTCGACCTGCCGCCCGCCATCGCGCAGGCGAAGGGGAAGGCGCAGCAGCAGGAGGTCGGTCGGCTGCTCGTCACGCACCTCGGTCTCGCGATGGTCGGCGAGATCCGCATCACCAAGCTGGAGATCGTGCGCGAGCAGCACAAGGGCTCCCGCGGGATCCTGGCGGCGGCTGCGGCGGCCGGGCTCGAGGTCCCGGACAGCGCAGCGCATGCGAACGCCGTGCGCCCCCGTCCGGAGGGCGCGCTCGTCGAACTCAGCCACCCGATCCGTGCCGGCCTCCGCACCTACCCGGGGTTGCCGGAGCCCGTGATCCGTCCGTTCCTCACCCGAGAGGACTCTCGCCCGAAGTACGCCGAGGGCACCGAGTTCGCGATGGACATCATCGAGATGGTCGGCAACACCGGCACCTACCTCGACAGCCCGTACCACCGCTACGCCGGCGGCGACGACCTCGCGAGCCTGACGCTCGAGCAGCTCGTCGACCTCCCGGCCGAGGTGTTCCACCTCCAGGACTCAACGGAACGCGGCATCGGTGCGAACGTCTTCCTCGACCGCGAGCTGCGCGGGACCGCCGTCCTCCTGCACACCGGGTGGGACCGCCACTTCGCGACCGAGGCCTACACGAAGGACGCTCCCTACCTCGCCGAGGACGGGGTGCGGTACCTCGTCGAGCAGGGCGTGGTGCTGGTCGGCATCGACTCCATCAACATCGACGACACCGAGCCGGGATCCGGTGGCGCGCGCCCCGCCCACTCGCTGCTCCTCGAAGCCGGGATCCAGGTGGTCGAGCACCTCACCGGGCTCGAGCAGCTCCCCGCGAGCGGCGCCGCCTTCACCGCGACGCCACCGCTCGTCGAGGACTTCGCGACCTTCCCCGTCCGCGCCTTCGCGCGACTGCCCTAG
- a CDS encoding extracellular solute-binding protein — MKHQRTLSIAAAAATLVALSACTGDAGGERVGRCTIADEFAAGTPVDATPSGEITFQTTALKASFSEYFTELIEDFEAAYPGTTVIWEDDPGDGSFATRLVADAQACSLADVVNMPLATAGGLREQGFLADLDAASPGIGADFIPSLWDSLVLPGDDHHYVLPWYWGLIGLQTYNTELMQRAGLDPEQPPTTFEELFDAADQVAERSNGEFSAFSASLGLRLPLEWQLQEAEVIADDGSAFVFADDPAVQEWTERMTRLALAGGIPKDSIASDDEPTALFTQGATVWGSPNASSLRYVQEGNPGVYEHVGVSSLLDRRGTAIAEVQTIGVPSTSTNPATAIAFARFLLAAEQQNRFISDPRIQNFPSTTESLGIPKLTDITGTAPIDEANRLAVELADEAEIVTIVQWSDAVANAVNAELQLALTGKKAPREALQAAQDAANRVIGADAR, encoded by the coding sequence ATGAAGCACCAACGAACCCTGTCGATCGCCGCTGCAGCCGCCACGCTGGTCGCGCTCTCCGCGTGCACGGGCGACGCCGGGGGCGAGCGTGTCGGTCGCTGCACGATCGCCGACGAATTCGCCGCTGGCACGCCGGTCGACGCGACGCCGTCCGGCGAGATCACCTTCCAGACCACCGCGCTGAAGGCCTCGTTCTCCGAGTACTTCACCGAGCTCATCGAGGACTTCGAGGCCGCCTACCCCGGCACGACCGTCATCTGGGAGGACGACCCTGGCGACGGCAGCTTCGCCACTCGGCTCGTCGCGGACGCGCAGGCGTGCTCGCTGGCGGACGTCGTGAACATGCCGCTCGCCACTGCCGGCGGGCTCCGCGAACAGGGCTTCCTCGCCGACCTCGACGCCGCGTCACCGGGCATCGGCGCCGACTTCATCCCGAGCCTGTGGGACAGCCTGGTCCTCCCCGGTGACGACCACCACTACGTACTCCCCTGGTACTGGGGCCTCATCGGCCTCCAGACGTACAACACCGAGCTCATGCAGCGCGCCGGGCTCGACCCGGAGCAGCCGCCGACCACCTTCGAGGAACTCTTCGACGCGGCCGATCAGGTCGCCGAACGGTCGAACGGCGAGTTCAGTGCCTTCTCCGCGAGTCTCGGTCTGCGACTCCCGCTCGAGTGGCAGCTGCAGGAGGCCGAGGTCATCGCCGACGACGGTTCGGCGTTCGTCTTCGCCGACGATCCGGCCGTGCAGGAGTGGACCGAGCGCATGACGCGACTCGCGCTGGCCGGCGGCATCCCGAAGGACTCGATCGCGTCCGACGACGAGCCCACCGCCCTGTTCACCCAGGGCGCGACCGTCTGGGGCTCACCGAACGCCTCGTCGCTCCGGTACGTGCAGGAGGGCAACCCGGGCGTGTACGAGCACGTGGGCGTCTCGTCCCTCCTCGACCGCCGCGGCACGGCGATCGCCGAGGTGCAGACCATCGGTGTCCCGAGCACGAGCACCAACCCGGCCACCGCCATCGCGTTCGCGCGGTTCCTCCTCGCCGCCGAGCAGCAGAACCGCTTCATCAGCGACCCGCGCATCCAGAACTTTCCGAGCACCACCGAGTCGCTTGGCATCCCGAAGCTCACGGACATCACCGGCACCGCACCCATCGACGAGGCGAACCGTCTCGCCGTCGAGCTCGCCGACGAAGCGGAGATCGTCACCATCGTGCAGTGGAGCGACGCGGTCGCGAACGCGGTCAACGCCGAGCTCCAGCTGGCGCTCACCGGGAAGAAGGCGCCGCGTGAGGCGCTCCAGGCCGCCCAGGACGCGGCCAACCGGGTCATCGGAGCCGATGCTCGATGA